Proteins encoded together in one Camelina sativa cultivar DH55 chromosome 9, Cs, whole genome shotgun sequence window:
- the LOC104711619 gene encoding probable calcium-binding protein CML41 yields MATQQEKPSSNSFKWFSTKTLKLNLSFQNRRGSPKSNSSSTLSSPRSNTDDNNNTKSPHSLDKELRRVFSHFDSNGDGKISAFELRDYFGSVGEYISHEVAQEAINEVDTDADGSLGFEDFVGLMTRRDLDGDGGGELKTAFEMFEVEKGSGCITPKGLQKMLVKLGESRTYGECEAMIKFYDIDGNGVLDFHEFRQMMTV; encoded by the coding sequence ATGGCAACTCAACAAGAGAAACCTTCCTCCAATTCATTCAAATGGTTTTCCACTAAAACCTTAAAGTTAAACCTAAGTTTTCAGAACCGACGAGGGTCACCAAAATCCAACTCTTCGTCAACCTTAAGCTCCCCAAGAAGCAACACCgatgacaacaacaacacaaagagtCCCCACTCCTTGGACAAAGAGCTCCGTCGAGTCTTCAGCCATTTTGACAGCAACGGGGACGGTAAGATCTCAGCCTTTGAGCTCCGAGACTACTTCGGCTCTGTCGGTGAGTATATATCTCACGAGGTAGCTCAAGAGGCGATAAACGAAGTCGACACCGACGCAGACGGGTCTCTAGGGTTTGAGGACTTCGTTGGATTGATGACAAGAAGAGATCTTGACGGTGACGGTGGCGGAGAGTTGAAGACGGCGTTCGAGATGTTCGAGGTGGAGAAAGGATCAGGATGCATAACACCAAAGGGTTTGCAAAAGATGCTTGTGAAGTTAGGGGAATCAAGAACGTACGGAGAGTGTGAAGCCATGATAAAATTTTACGATATTGATGGTAATGGCGTTCTTGACTTTCATGAGTTTCGCCAAATGATGACGGTTTAG
- the LOC104711621 gene encoding uncharacterized J domain-containing protein C4H3.01-like, which produces MGDFVDHYAVLGLPPYGEDSYGVKIGKEQIRKAYLCKALKLHPDKNPDDPNNAHEEFRKLKNSYDILIDPKSKELFDNLLRAKFERQKHKRKSREDEEFWNNIPEEKEKEQQPKRRTQGDPEFWKKVLEEEDEEEEPSDQCDSDEVLHEKETLRNLYKKVKEIRIAHAKKRESLGRFVNNIPKARPRHLFRSKFSMDGFVPYEARVLRRVKEAAENHKRSSFSQPGLV; this is translated from the coding sequence ATGGGTGACTTTGTGGATCACTACGCAGTTCTAGGGTTACCTCCTTATGGAGAAGATAGTTATGGTGTGAAGATCGGCAAGGAACAGATTCGAAAAGCGTATTTGTGTAAGGCATTGAAATTACATCCTGATAAAAACCCTGATGATCCTAACAACGCTCACGAGGAATTTCGTAAGCTCAAGAATTCTTATGATATTCTCATTGATCCCAAATCTAAAGAATTGTTTGATAATCTTCTCAGGGCCAAGTTCGAGAGGCAAAAACATAAGAGAAAGTCTCGTGAAGATGAGGAATTTTGGAACAACATTccggaagaaaaagaaaaggaacaacAACCTAAGAGAAGAACTCAAGGGGATCCCGAGTTTTGGAAGAAGgttctagaagaagaagatgaagaagaagaaccatctGATCAATGTGATAGCGATGAGGTTCTTCATGAGAAGGAAACGCTTCGAAATCTTTATAAGAAGGTAAAGGAGATACGTATAGCACACGCAAAGAAACGTGAGAGTCTTGGAAGATTTGTTAATAATATACCAAAGGCTAGACCTAGACATTTATTTCGTAGCAAATTTTCAATGGATGGGTTCGTGCCATACGAAGCCAGAGTGTTACGTCGAGTAAAGGAGGCCGCCGAGAATCATAAACGATCTTCTTTCTCACAACCGGGATTAGTCTGA
- the LOC104711618 gene encoding probable galacturonosyltransferase-like 2, which translates to MHSISSLLYLTFLAVFTVSFAGGERFKEAPEFFNSPECLTIENDYDFVCSNKAIHVAMTLDAAYLRGSMAVILSVLQHSSCPQNIVFHFVTSKQSHRLQNYVASSFPYLKFRIYPYDVAAISGLISTSIRSALDSPLNYARNYLAEILPTCLSRVVYLDSDLILVDDISKLFSTHIPNDVVLAAPEYCNANFTTYFTPTFWSNPSLSITLSLNRRRPPCYFNTGVMVIELKKWREGDYTRKIIEWMELQKRIRIYELGSLPPFLLVFAGNIAPVDHRWNQHGLGGDNFRGLCRDLHPGPVSLLHWSGKGKPWVRLDDGRPCPLDALWVPYDLLEPRFDLIER; encoded by the exons ATGCACTCGATCAGCTCTTTATTATATCTGACCTTCCTCGCCGTCTTCACCGTCTCTTTCGCCGGCGGCGAGAGGTTCAAAGAAGCTCCAGAGTTCTTTAACTCCCCGGAGTGTCTCACCATCGA AAACGACTACGATTTCGTGTGTTCGAACAAAGCCATCCACGTGGCAATGACCTTAGACGCGGCATACCTCCGCGGCTCAATGGCCGTGATTCTCTCCGTTCTCCAACACTCTTCTTGTCCTCAAAACATTGTTTTCCACTTCGTTACTTCGAAACAATCCCACCGACTCCAAAACTACGTcgcttcttcttttccttacTTGAAATTCCGGATATACCCTTACGACGTAGCCGCTATCTCCGGCCTCATCTCAACCTCCATACGCTCCGCGTTAGACTCTCCGTTAAACTACGCAAGAAACTACCTCGCCGAGATACTCCCTACGTGTCTCTCACGTGTCGTATACCTCGACTCAGATCTCATACTCGTTGACGACATCTCCAAGCTCTTCTCAACTCATATCCCAAACGATGTTGTTTTAGCCGCGCCTGAGTATTGCAACGCTAACTTCACAACTTACTTTACTCCGACGTTCTGGTCAAACCCTTCTCTATCCATAACACTCTCCCTCAACCGTCGTCGTCCGCCTTGTTACTTCAACACCGGAGTGATGGTCATAGAGTTAAAGAAATGGCGTGAAGGAGATTACACGAGGAAGATCATAGAGTGGATGGAGCTACAGAAACGGATCAGAATCTACGAGTTAGGCTCTTTGCCACCGTTTTTACTTGTCTTCGCCGGAAACATAGCTCCGGTGGATCACCGGTGGAACCAACACGGTTTAGGAGGAGACAACTTCAGAGGACTGTGCCGTGATTTGCATCCAGGTCCAGTGAGTTTGTTGCACTGGAGTGGAAAAGGAAAGCCTTGGGTAAGGTTAGACGATGGTCGACCTTGCCCGCTCGATGCACTTTGGGTTCCGTATGATTTGCTAGAGCCACGGTTCGACCTCATCGAGCGTTAG
- the LOC104711622 gene encoding BTB/POZ domain-containing protein At3g50780: protein MAEIKIAKVEQGQTKIRSVPVAVTPEGFWCCPSPVAFQKTLKSHHSLTKHNKQSPPPQPQLPKPEKKPSSTTIRSVIASDEIHQNSANSDTVHSIAVPATVQERPPRQKVETLPRKVAIEFGEPGSSDAKVILVGKQGFCVKLSVHKKVLVDHSSFFAKKLAEKDSVFACLEIESCEDAEIYVETIGLMYCKDMKQRLMKQNVSRVLRVLKVAELLGFSSCIQPCLDYLEAVPWVGEEEEEKVISSILRLKTEGVGVTPVLKRVACNAVDPPKETLSRIIELVLRSKEEKSRREMKSIVLKLLREQNGANVADNFNETIYSSCQNCLDSVLSLFRQACEGEKPETDTKQIAVEADNLTWLLDVLVERQAAEEFSVTWGNQKELALLHEKLPLMSRYHISRVTSRLFIGIGRGELLPSKDTRLLLLTTWLQPLFNDYNWLQHGCRSFDGKLVEEGIGRTILTLPLEDQQSILLSWLGSFLNGGDGCPNLQRAFEVWWRRSFIRPYSDRQANGSCHTDSTSKE, encoded by the exons ATGGCTGAGATCAAGATTGCAAAAGTAGAACAAGGGCAAACGAAGATTAGGAGTGTTCCTGTAGCTGTAACTCCTGAAGGTTTCTGGTGTTGTCCTTCTCCTGTTGCGTTTCAAAAGACTCTCAAGTCTCACCACTCTCTcaccaaacacaacaaacagtctcctcctcctcaaccTCAACTTCCTAAACCGGAGAAGAAACCGTCCTCGACCACCATTAGATCCGTCATCGCCTCCGATGAAATTCATCAGAATTCGGCTAATTCCGATACCGTTCATAGTATTGCTGTTCCGGCGACGGTTCAAGAGAGACCACCGAGACAAAAGGTTGAGACTTTACCTAGGAAAGTTGCGATTGAGTTTGGTGAACCGGGAAGTAGTGATGCTAAAGTGATTTTAGTAGGGAAGCAAGGCTTTTGTGTGAAGCTGAGTGTTCATAAGAAAGTTTTGGTTGATCATAGTAGTTTCTTTGCTAAGAAACTAGCTGAGAAAGATTCTGTTTTTGCTTGTCTTGAGATTGAGAGCTGTGAAGATGCTGAGATTTACGTTGAGACCATTGGCCTTATGTATTGTAAAGATATGAAGCAACGCCTTATGAAACAGAATGTAAGCAGAGTCCTTCGTGTCCTCAAG GTAGCAGAGCTTCTTGGTTTCAGTTCATGTATTCAACCTTGTTTAGATTACTTAGAAGCTGTGCCGTGGgtaggggaagaagaagaagagaaagttatCTCATCGATTCTTAGATTAAAAACTGAAGGAGTTGGTGTCACTCCTGTTCTGAAAAGAGTTGCTTGTAATGCTGTGGATCCACCAAAAGAGACGCTCTCTCGCATCATCGAGCTTGTTTTAAGAAGCAAAGAGGAGAAAAGTAGACGTGAGATGAAATCTATTGTCCTCAAGCTTCTCAGAGAACAGAATGGTGCCAATGTAGCTGATAACTTCAACGAAACAATCTATTCCTCTTGCCAAAACTGTTTAGACTCGGTTTTGTCTCTGTTTAGACAAGCTTGTGAAGGAGAAAAACCTGAGACTGATACTAAACAGATAGCGGTAGAAGCGGATAACCTCACTTGGCTGCTTGATGTATTAGTGGAAAGACAAGCTGCAGAGGAGTTCTCAGTCACATGGGGAAATCAGAAGGAGCTCGCTTTGTTACATGAGAAGCTTCCTTTAATGTCGCGTTACCATATAAGCCGTGTGACATCTCGGCTTTTCATAGGGATTGGGAGAGGAGAACTGTTGCCTTCAAAAGACACTCGGCTTCTGCTGTTGACTACATGGTTGCAACCTCTGTTCAATGACTATAACTGGCTTCAACATGGTTGTAGATCGTTTGATGGTAAACTAGTTGAGGAAGGTATTGGTCGGACTATACTGACATTGCCGTTGGAAGATCAGCAGAGCATTTTGCTGTCGTGGCTCGGGAGTTTTCTAAACGGAGGAGATGGATGTCCGAATCTCCAAAGAGCTTTTGAGGTTTGGTGGAGACGATCTTTCATTAGACCGTACTCAGATCGTCAAGCTAATGGTTCTTGTCATACAGATTCAACTTCAAAAGAGTGA